Proteins encoded by one window of Nitrospirota bacterium:
- the frr gene encoding ribosome recycling factor has protein sequence MEEELKRKTTERMSRTIDVLKKDFASIRTGRASLALLDGITVNYYETPTPLQQIASLSIPESRQMAITPWDPKIISEIEKAILKSDLGLTPMNDGKMIRINIPPLTEERRKQLVKTVKKKAEEAKVAIRNIRRDSNDELKKLEKEKHLSEDVVKKSQDEVQKITDSFIVKVDEVLANKEKEIMEV, from the coding sequence ATGGAGGAAGAGTTAAAAAGAAAGACCACTGAGCGCATGAGCCGTACCATAGATGTTCTGAAGAAGGATTTCGCCTCTATCAGGACCGGAAGGGCCTCCCTGGCACTTCTCGACGGGATTACCGTAAACTACTATGAGACACCAACTCCACTTCAGCAAATTGCAAGTCTGAGCATCCCCGAAAGCCGTCAGATGGCGATCACCCCGTGGGACCCGAAAATCATCTCTGAAATCGAAAAAGCCATTTTGAAGTCAGACCTCGGCCTGACCCCAATGAACGACGGCAAGATGATTAGGATTAACATCCCTCCACTCACAGAGGAGAGGAGAAAACAGCTCGTCAAAACAGTAAAGAAAAAGGCGGAAGAAGCAAAGGTCGCGATCAGAAATATCCGCAGGGATTCCAACGACGAACTGAAAAAACTGGAAAAGGAGAAACACCTCAGCGAGGACGTGGTGAAAAAGTCACAGGATGAGGTGCAGAAGATTACGGATTCTTTTATTGTGAAGGTTGACGAAGTCCTTGCGAACAAGGAAAAAGAGATAATGGAAGTATGA
- the pyrH gene encoding UMP kinase codes for MRPVSAGRSSRRLGNLKYKRVLLKISGEAMMGDMAYGVDPATVDYIAKEIKDAVSMGVEVAIVIGGGNIFRGVEASVKGIERASADYMGMLATVINALALQNYLEKYTIPTRVQSAIEMKELAEPYIRRKAMRHLEKGRTVIFAAGTGNPYFTTDTAASLRAMEIGADVILKATKVDGVYSSDPMKDPSAKKYTTVTYIEVLKNGLTIMDSTAISLCMDNNLPIVVFNLRGKGNIRKILEGKKIGTLVRGNDGGRVKKKDH; via the coding sequence ATTCGCCCGGTTTCAGCTGGGAGAAGCAGCCGCAGGTTAGGAAACTTGAAATACAAAAGAGTACTCCTCAAAATCAGCGGAGAAGCCATGATGGGAGACATGGCATACGGAGTTGACCCGGCAACAGTCGATTATATCGCAAAAGAGATAAAGGACGCGGTTTCCATGGGAGTCGAGGTCGCAATCGTAATCGGCGGGGGGAACATCTTCAGGGGAGTAGAAGCAAGCGTAAAGGGGATAGAAAGGGCATCCGCCGATTACATGGGAATGCTTGCAACCGTCATCAATGCCCTCGCGCTCCAGAATTATCTTGAGAAATACACCATCCCCACCAGGGTACAGTCAGCCATTGAAATGAAGGAACTGGCAGAGCCATATATTCGGCGCAAGGCGATGAGACATCTCGAAAAGGGAAGAACGGTCATCTTTGCAGCCGGTACCGGGAACCCGTACTTTACCACTGATACCGCCGCTTCCCTCAGGGCTATGGAAATCGGTGCAGATGTAATTTTAAAGGCAACAAAGGTAGACGGCGTGTACTCCTCGGACCCCATGAAGGACCCCTCTGCAAAAAAGTACACAACGGTCACTTATATCGAGGTGCTAAAAAACGGGCTCACCATTATGGATTCGACCGCAATATCCCTATGTATGGACAACAATCTCCCGATTGTGGTATTTAATCTGAGAGGCAAAGGCAATATACGCAAAATTTTGGAAGGCAAAAAAATCGGAACTCTTGTAAGGGGGAACGATGGAGGAAGAGTTAAAAAGAAAGACCACTGA
- the tsf gene encoding translation elongation factor Ts — MTTISAETVKNLREKTGAGMMECKKALTESDGDIEKAIDLLRQKGLASAQKKAGRTASEGLIESYIHMGKIGTMVEINCETDFVARTEDFRELVKDVAMHIAAANPLYLSRENVPQDMIEREKEIYRAQVADKPQQVVEKIIEGKLEKFYTDVCLLDQIFIKDPEQKKKIQDIVTDKIAKVGENIVIRRFARFQLGEAAAG, encoded by the coding sequence ATGACAACAATCTCAGCGGAAACAGTCAAAAACCTCAGGGAGAAAACCGGCGCCGGCATGATGGAATGCAAGAAGGCTCTTACCGAAAGTGACGGGGATATTGAAAAGGCAATCGATCTCCTGCGGCAGAAAGGCCTTGCGAGCGCGCAGAAAAAAGCCGGAAGAACGGCTTCGGAAGGACTCATTGAATCATATATCCATATGGGCAAGATCGGGACCATGGTTGAGATCAACTGCGAAACGGATTTTGTCGCAAGGACTGAGGACTTCAGGGAACTTGTCAAGGATGTTGCCATGCATATCGCTGCGGCAAACCCTCTGTACCTTTCGAGAGAAAACGTGCCCCAGGACATGATAGAGCGCGAAAAGGAGATCTACAGGGCGCAGGTCGCGGACAAGCCCCAGCAGGTAGTCGAAAAGATTATCGAAGGGAAACTCGAAAAATTTTACACGGATGTCTGCCTGCTCGACCAGATATTCATTAAGGACCCTGAACAGAAGAAAAAGATACAGGATATCGTGACTGACAAGATTGCAAAAGTCGGTGAAAATATCGTCATCAGAAGATTCGCCCGGTTTCAGCTGGGAGAAGCAGCCGCAGGTTAG